From one Oncorhynchus keta strain PuntledgeMale-10-30-2019 chromosome 30, Oket_V2, whole genome shotgun sequence genomic stretch:
- the LOC118363162 gene encoding protein Shroom2-like isoform X5: MKMVDIASQTTMPSESETDKHVARNFLTKILRSSMRKNRFKGRNEPVSRPHSWHSSKFTEDHPEPTESHNEPPPAPPPVLQVKHEVSASTKDLSSCGDHDSNLRQLSSQFSSVGNMERVERPSHPFQPGCLSPSRYHRSAEPLSGGGGSGGKNESAFSCLSSTSPPPEPALVLANTDTAATESSMFHKGVQTQTSEDGRPGEQRHSRYLQRPQGDRGSESPRTVPEEQPGSRYSSSGSGRSHIGPVWNVPERRRVAAPPSPPPPPLRSDSFAVTKVYPAYTEGPGAPPHGQMKAQERGVDRLAEAPENSSYRGRGNHIPHDNGVDPRCSYNPPPCRKDFLHPNIAAGAPDYNHNQLSNPNKLSSVSSQDVRQSQSPFTCLPNHQRQYSDESTFYLQTRSAPHPPKPQSVGSYYHSLQELPTNCSNSRNHVRSSTTSLSTSTIDQNYDCGGHIRYYCITTKQPAQPETRVRQSKSEVWKSDMELAKGSSDRGSTSSSHKTNKVKYPPNPQPAYTNSKERNGNVQPANVLLYGHTASNSSSSSGKPTTEENERRSEGQRPTEAQLRSSYSPSPPKDHKVAPLREDPWVSQENHKISSQKTPMLHSLAQESRSPMLHSLAQESVLHQALNHPATAPPPPSNGGGEANHALQEALTDNTATGKLARRSDRYATTLRNEIQLKRAQLQKSRSAATLTCPSETEEPEEEETDPGGWKSTSSDGSFSTSYKDHLKEAQARVLQATSFRRRDLEPPGSGSEAPLTKPNSHIVSRIGGRKRFPLNKRVHSFSEPDKINKLGVEGEGEHPVGTARSFIDRRKFFEMAAKPSFCRPISTIHKSGQQSSSTTSGTLEHGEGKARGRAHSGETEEGWRPGLASEASSDHHPDPLSPAGRQALLEQQRLGTFAEYQVTWNMQRKASDTKPQGRYHSADNILDQGTEETPVCVHERSRSSPSQDFHTQKIPMPWRETVENPYLDHRRDQQGGSYTTRGQSESREQPAQLHHFPQPPQQSIPRLTDTEPHSSRDVATPTPLPLPSEHRYKRDSANPAHNLPALPPYPSNHTHSSVSEQPLPPPMPAPKPQNTGLIIMPHWSLLGLETSSTTSSSYGLSPQEFLPGPCTHQAEPSSSSSCSSHGTELDPASNQACSLGSTQLPSPSPGRTAGQGTEEGAADSTLEPPPSPSSHSPFFSYQPASLTVPSSGGTSSPSPQFAPQRLTDQPPVSVSMQDEAQSRPENRTNSVMEMSSVGKKVPVKIVHAESTTERESRQYLLHSEKNRAPGVSEGPDLPPPLPTSLPSPEPQPYSLFRAYTPYTRHGPQSPPRDPTLTVAPEEALSLGQSQTNGPSGTSTMGPQQPQKSNSEEDVKREELARDIMDKDKSLVDILDQSKMKTTMDLMEGIFPQGEQILDGGHQRRKVSPKQGLPPRGMGDRREEEGMPSATGSLVTSSSYYSTSAPKAELLNKMKDMQEDELEELEQDSEDELDINLASKKQELIDSLGKKLQVLREARESLQEDVHDNNSLGDEVEAVVQRVCKPNELDKFRMFVGDLDKVVSLLLSLSGRLARVENALNSLEEDTTPEEKRTLSEKRKLLIRQHEDAKELKENLDRRERLVYSIMAAHLSHESLADYQHFVKMKSALIIEQRKLEDKIKLGEEQLKCLLDSLLLEQRLLF, from the exons ATGAAAATGGTGGATATTGCCTCACAGACCACCATGCCATCAGAATCAGAAACTGACAAACATGTGGCCAGGAACTTTCTCACCAAGATATTACGAAGTTCTATGAG GAAGAACCGCTTCAAGGG GAGGAATGAACCAGTCTCCCGGCCCCATTCATGGCACTCCTCCAAGTTTACAGAAGACCACCCCGAACCCACAGAGAGTCACAACGAGCCTCCACCTGCACCCCCACCTGTGTTGCAGGTCAAACATGAAGTCAG TGCATCCACAAAAGACCTTTCCAGCTGCGGGGACCACGACTCGAATCTACGCCAGTTATCCAGCCAGTTCAGCTCCGTGGGGAATATGGAGAGAGTAGAGCGCCCCTCACACCCCTTCCAACCAGGATGCCTCTCCCCCAGCAGGTACCACCGTAGCGCTGAGCCTCTCTCTGGGGGTGGAGGATCTGGTGGGAAGAACGAATCGGCCTTCAGTTGCCTCTCCTCCACCAGCCCTCCCCCGGAGCCTGCTCTGGTCCTCGCCAACACTGACACTGCTGCAACTGAGAGCAGCATGTTCCATAAGGGTGTCCAGACTCAGACCAGTGAGGATGGAAGGCCGGGTGAGCAGCGCCACAGCCGGTACCTCCAGCGGCCCCAGGGGGACAGAGGCTCGGAGAGCCCCAGGACAGTCCCAGAGGAGCAGCCTGGCTCCCGCTACTCCAGTTCAGGCTCTGGCAGATCGCACATAGGCCCTGTGTGGAATgtcccagagaggaggagggtagcagcgcccccctctcctcctcctcctcccctgcgcAGTGACAGCTTTGCTGTCACCAAGGTGTACCCTGCCTACACAGAGGGGCCTGGAGCTCCACCACACGGGCAGATGAAGGCCCAGGAACGAGGGGTGGACAGGCTGGCTGAGGCCCCAGAGAACAGCAGCTACAGAGGCCGGGGCAACCATATCCCTCATGATAACGGTGTAGACCCTAGGTGCAGTTACAACCCTCCACCTTGCAGGAAAGACTTCCTCCACCCAAACATAGCAGCAGGAGCACctgactacaaccacaaccaGCTCAGCAACCCAAACAAACTGTCATCTGTGTCTAGCCAGGACGTGAGACAGAGTCAGTCTCCCTTCACTTGCCTGCCCAACCACCAGCGGCAGTACAGCGACGAAAGCACTTTCTACCTGCAGACCAGATCCGCCCCACATCCACCGAAGCCGCAGAGCGTCGGTAGCTACTACCACAGCCTCCAGGAGCTCCCTACCAACTGCAGTAACAGCAGGAACCACGTGAGGTCCTCCACCACGTCCCTGTCCACCTCGACCATCGACCAGAACTATGACTGCGGAGGACACATCCGGTACTACTGCATCACAACCAAGCAGCCAGCCCAGCCAGAGACTCGTGTTAGACAGAGCAAATCAGAGGTCTGGAAATCTGACATGGAGCTAGCTAAGGGCTCCAGTGACAGGGGCTCCACAAGTTCCTCCCACAAGACCAACAAGGTCAAGTATCCTCCTAATCCTCAGCCTGCTTACACCAACAGCAAGGAGCGGAACGGAAATGTCCAACCGGCCAATGTTCTGCTTTACGGCCACACAGCCTCTAATTCCTCATCCTCATCTGGTAAACCTACCActgaggagaatgagaggaggagtgagggccAGAGACCTACAGAGGCCCAGCTTAGAAGTTCTTACTCTCCCAGTCCGCCCAAGGACCACAAGGTGGCACCACTGAGAGAAGACCCGTGGGTCTCTCAGGAGAACCATAAGATCTCTTCTCAAAAGACACCCATGCTCCACAGTCTGGCTCAGGAGAGTAGAAGCCCCATGCTTCATTCTCTAGCCCAGGAGAGTGTTCTCCACCAGGCTCTTAATCACCCTGCTacggcaccaccaccaccatccaacGGCGGGGGAGAAGCCAACCACGCCCTACAGGAGGCTTTAACGGACAACACAGCAACGGGCAAATTGGCGAGACGCAGCGACCGATACGCCACCACCCTCCGCAACGAGATCCAGCTAAAGAGGGCCCAGCTGCAGAAAAGCCGGAGTGCTGCCACCCTGACCTGCCCCAGCGAGACGGAGGagccagaggaagaggagacagacccGGGGGGGTGGAAGTCCACCTCCTCTGATGGCTCCTTTTCCACGTCCTACAAGGACCACCTCAAAGAGGCGCAGGCGAGGGTCCTCCAGGCCACATCCTTTAGGAGGAGAGACCTAGAACCTCCCGGGTCAGGGTCGGAGGCTCCGTTAACCAAACCCAACTCACACATAGTCTCCCGCATTGGCGGCCGCAAGCGTTTCCCTCTGAACAAGAGGGTCCACTCGTTCTCCGAGCCAGACAAGATCAACAAGCTCGgagtggagggtgagggagaacaTCCTGTTGGAACAGCACGGTCATTTATAGATCGGCGGAAGTTCTTTGAAATGGCTGCTAAACCTTCCTTCTGCAGACCCATCTCAACCATCCACAAGTCAGGCCAGCAGAGCTCCAGCACCACCTCCGGCACTTTGGAGCACGGAGAGGGCAAGGCCAGAGGGAGAGCCCACTCAGGCGAAACTGAGGAGGGCTGGAGGCCGGGCCTTGCCAGTGAGGCCTCCAGTGACCACCACCCAGACCCCCTCAGCCCCGCAGGCAGACAGGCCCTACTGGAGCAGCAGAGGCTGGGGACCTTTGCTGAGTACCAGGTCACCTGGAACATGCAGAGGAAGGCTTCAGACACAAAGCCCCAGGGGAGGTACCACTCTGCTGACAACATCCTGGACCAGGGTACAGAGGAGACGCCTGTCTGTGTCCACGAGAGGTCCAGATCGTCTCCCTCACAAGACTTCCACACACAG AAGATCCCTATGCCATGGAGAGAGACTGTTGAAAACCCGTATCTGGATCACAGACGGGACCAGCAAGGAGGCAGTTACACCACCAG AGGGCAGAGCGAGAGCAGAGAGCAGCCAGCCCAGCTCCACCACTTCCCACAGCCTCCACAACAGTCTATTCCAAGACTGACAGACACAGAGCCACACAGCAGCAGAGACGTggccacccccacccccctccctctcccctccgaACACAGATACAAACGTGACTCTGCGAACCCCGCCCACAACCTCCCGGCTCTCCCCCCGTACCCCTCCAATCACACCCACAGCTCTGTGTCTGAGCAACCACTACCACCTCCAATGCCCGCTCCCAAGCCCCAGAATACAGGCCTCATCATCATGCCACATTGGTCTCTCCTAGGCCTGGAAACCTCCTCAACCACATCCTCCTCCTACGGACTGTCTCCCCAGGAATTCCTGCCTGGCCCTTGCACCCATCAGGCTGAACCATCATCCAGCAGCAGCTGCTCCTCCCATGGCACAGAGCTGGATCCTGCCTCAAACCAAGCCTGCTCCTTGGGCTCCACccagctcccctctccctcccctgggaGAACCGCTGGACAGGGCACGGAGGAGGGAGCAGCTGATTCAACACTAGAGCCgccaccctccccctcttcccactCTCCTTTTTTCTCCTACCAGCCTGCCAGTCTGACGGTTCCCTCCTCAGGTGGGACTagttctccctctcctcagtTTGCTCCACAGAGGTTGACGGACCAgccccctgtctctgtgtctatgcaGGATGAAGCCCAGAGCAG GCCAGAGAACAGGACCAACTCTGTGATGGAGATGAGCAGTGTAGGGAAGAAGGTCCCTGTTAAGATCGTCCATGCTGAGAGcaccacagagagggagagccgCCAGTACCTGCTACACAGCGAGAAAAATAGGGCCCCTGGAGTTTCAGAGGGGCCCGACCTTCCCCCGCCCTTACCGACCAGCCTGCCCTCCCCTGAGCCGCAGCCCTACTCCCTGTTCCGTgcctacaccccctacacacgCCATGGGCCCCAGAGTCCCCCCAGGGACCCAACCCTCACTGTAGCCCCAGAAGAGGCCCTGTCCCTTGGTCAGTCTCAGACCAACGGCCCCTCTGGTACCTCCACCATGGGTCCCCAGCAGCCTCAGAAGAGTAACTCGGAGGAGGATGTGAAGAGAGAGGAGCTGGCCAGAGACATCATGGACAAGGATAAGTCCCTGGTGGACATCTTGGACCAGAGTAAGATGAAGACCACCATGGATCTGATGGAGGGGATCTTCCCCCAGGGGGAGCAGATCTTGGATGGGGGGCACCAGAGGAGGAAAGTCTCCCCCAAACAGGGATTGCCGCCCAGGGGAATGGGTGACCG gagagaggaggagggcatgCCTTCTGCCACAGGGTCCCTGGTGACCAGCTCCTCTTACTACAGCACATCTGCCCCCAAGGCTGAGCTGCTCAACAAGATGAAGGACATGCAGGAGGACGAGTTGGAGGAGCTGGAGCAAGACTCGGAGGACGAACTGGACATCAACCTGGCCAGCaagaag CAAGAGCTGATTGACAGCCTGGGTAAGAAGCTGCAGGTGCTACGTGAGGCCAGGGAGAGCCTTCAAGAGGATGTCCACGACAACAACTCTCTGGGGGACGAGGTGGAGGCCGTGGTGCAGAGGGTCTGCAAGCCCAACGAGCTGGACAAGTTCAGGATGTTCGTGGGAGATCTGGACAAGGTTGTCAGTTTGCTGCTGTCCCTGTCTGGCCGACTGGCCAGGGTGGAGAACGCTCTCAACAGTCTGGAGGAAGACACTACACCAGAAGAGAAG cGTACCCTGTCAGAGAAGAGGAAGTTGTTGATCAGACAACACGAAGACGCCAAAGAGCTCAAGGAGAACCTTGACCGGCGGGAGCGCCTGGTTTACAGCATCATGGCTGCTCACCTCAGCCACGAGAGCCTGGCAGACTACCAGCACTTTGTCAAGATGAAGTCAGCCCTCATCATCGAGCAGCGCAAGCTGGAAGACAAGATCAAACTGGGAGAGGAGCAGCTGAAATGTCTGCTGGATAGTTTATTGTTGGAGCAAAGGCTGCTGTTCTGA
- the LOC118363162 gene encoding protein Shroom2-like isoform X7, producing the protein MERVERPSHPFQPGCLSPSRYHRSAEPLSGGGGSGGKNESAFSCLSSTSPPPEPALVLANTDTAATESSMFHKGVQTQTSEDGRPGEQRHSRYLQRPQGDRGSESPRTVPEEQPGSRYSSSGSGRSHIGPVWNVPERRRVAAPPSPPPPPLRSDSFAVTKVYPAYTEGPGAPPHGQMKAQERGVDRLAEAPENSSYRGRGNHIPHDNGVDPRCSYNPPPCRKDFLHPNIAAGAPDYNHNQLSNPNKLSSVSSQDVRQSQSPFTCLPNHQRQYSDESTFYLQTRSAPHPPKPQSVGSYYHSLQELPTNCSNSRNHVRSSTTSLSTSTIDQNYDCGGHIRYYCITTKQPAQPETRVRQSKSEVWKSDMELAKGSSDRGSTSSSHKTNKVKYPPNPQPAYTNSKERNGNVQPANVLLYGHTASNSSSSSGKPTTEENERRSEGQRPTEAQLRSSYSPSPPKDHKVAPLREDPWVSQENHKISSQKTPMLHSLAQESRSPMLHSLAQESVLHQALNHPATAPPPPSNGGGEANHALQEALTDNTATGKLARRSDRYATTLRNEIQLKRAQLQKSRSAATLTCPSETEEPEEEETDPGGWKSTSSDGSFSTSYKDHLKEAQARVLQATSFRRRDLEPPGSGSEAPLTKPNSHIVSRIGGRKRFPLNKRVHSFSEPDKINKLGVEGEGEHPVGTARSFIDRRKFFEMAAKPSFCRPISTIHKSGQQSSSTTSGTLEHGEGKARGRAHSGETEEGWRPGLASEASSDHHPDPLSPAGRQALLEQQRLGTFAEYQVTWNMQRKASDTKPQGRYHSADNILDQGTEETPVCVHERSRSSPSQDFHTQKIPMPWRETVENPYLDHRRDQQGGSYTTRGQSESREQPAQLHHFPQPPQQSIPRLTDTEPHSSRDVATPTPLPLPSEHRYKRDSANPAHNLPALPPYPSNHTHSSVSEQPLPPPMPAPKPQNTGLIIMPHWSLLGLETSSTTSSSYGLSPQEFLPGPCTHQAEPSSSSSCSSHGTELDPASNQACSLGSTQLPSPSPGRTAGQGTEEGAADSTLEPPPSPSSHSPFFSYQPASLTVPSSGGTSSPSPQFAPQRLTDQPPVSVSMQDEAQSRPENRTNSVMEMSSVGKKVPVKIVHAESTTERESRQYLLHSEKNRAPGVSEGPDLPPPLPTSLPSPEPQPYSLFRAYTPYTRHGPQSPPRDPTLTVAPEEALSLGQSQTNGPSGTSTMGPQQPQKSNSEEDVKREELARDIMDKDKSLVDILDQSKMKTTMDLMEGIFPQGEQILDGGHQRRKVSPKQGLPPRGMGDRREEEGMPSATGSLVTSSSYYSTSAPKAELLNKMKDMQEDELEELEQDSEDELDINLASKKQELIDSLGKKLQVLREARESLQEDVHDNNSLGDEVEAVVQRVCKPNELDKFRMFVGDLDKVVSLLLSLSGRLARVENALNSLEEDTTPEEKRTLSEKRKLLIRQHEDAKELKENLDRRERLVYSIMAAHLSHESLADYQHFVKMKSALIIEQRKLEDKIKLGEEQLKCLLDSLLLEQRLLF; encoded by the exons ATGGAGAGAGTAGAGCGCCCCTCACACCCCTTCCAACCAGGATGCCTCTCCCCCAGCAGGTACCACCGTAGCGCTGAGCCTCTCTCTGGGGGTGGAGGATCTGGTGGGAAGAACGAATCGGCCTTCAGTTGCCTCTCCTCCACCAGCCCTCCCCCGGAGCCTGCTCTGGTCCTCGCCAACACTGACACTGCTGCAACTGAGAGCAGCATGTTCCATAAGGGTGTCCAGACTCAGACCAGTGAGGATGGAAGGCCGGGTGAGCAGCGCCACAGCCGGTACCTCCAGCGGCCCCAGGGGGACAGAGGCTCGGAGAGCCCCAGGACAGTCCCAGAGGAGCAGCCTGGCTCCCGCTACTCCAGTTCAGGCTCTGGCAGATCGCACATAGGCCCTGTGTGGAATgtcccagagaggaggagggtagcagcgcccccctctcctcctcctcctcccctgcgcAGTGACAGCTTTGCTGTCACCAAGGTGTACCCTGCCTACACAGAGGGGCCTGGAGCTCCACCACACGGGCAGATGAAGGCCCAGGAACGAGGGGTGGACAGGCTGGCTGAGGCCCCAGAGAACAGCAGCTACAGAGGCCGGGGCAACCATATCCCTCATGATAACGGTGTAGACCCTAGGTGCAGTTACAACCCTCCACCTTGCAGGAAAGACTTCCTCCACCCAAACATAGCAGCAGGAGCACctgactacaaccacaaccaGCTCAGCAACCCAAACAAACTGTCATCTGTGTCTAGCCAGGACGTGAGACAGAGTCAGTCTCCCTTCACTTGCCTGCCCAACCACCAGCGGCAGTACAGCGACGAAAGCACTTTCTACCTGCAGACCAGATCCGCCCCACATCCACCGAAGCCGCAGAGCGTCGGTAGCTACTACCACAGCCTCCAGGAGCTCCCTACCAACTGCAGTAACAGCAGGAACCACGTGAGGTCCTCCACCACGTCCCTGTCCACCTCGACCATCGACCAGAACTATGACTGCGGAGGACACATCCGGTACTACTGCATCACAACCAAGCAGCCAGCCCAGCCAGAGACTCGTGTTAGACAGAGCAAATCAGAGGTCTGGAAATCTGACATGGAGCTAGCTAAGGGCTCCAGTGACAGGGGCTCCACAAGTTCCTCCCACAAGACCAACAAGGTCAAGTATCCTCCTAATCCTCAGCCTGCTTACACCAACAGCAAGGAGCGGAACGGAAATGTCCAACCGGCCAATGTTCTGCTTTACGGCCACACAGCCTCTAATTCCTCATCCTCATCTGGTAAACCTACCActgaggagaatgagaggaggagtgagggccAGAGACCTACAGAGGCCCAGCTTAGAAGTTCTTACTCTCCCAGTCCGCCCAAGGACCACAAGGTGGCACCACTGAGAGAAGACCCGTGGGTCTCTCAGGAGAACCATAAGATCTCTTCTCAAAAGACACCCATGCTCCACAGTCTGGCTCAGGAGAGTAGAAGCCCCATGCTTCATTCTCTAGCCCAGGAGAGTGTTCTCCACCAGGCTCTTAATCACCCTGCTacggcaccaccaccaccatccaacGGCGGGGGAGAAGCCAACCACGCCCTACAGGAGGCTTTAACGGACAACACAGCAACGGGCAAATTGGCGAGACGCAGCGACCGATACGCCACCACCCTCCGCAACGAGATCCAGCTAAAGAGGGCCCAGCTGCAGAAAAGCCGGAGTGCTGCCACCCTGACCTGCCCCAGCGAGACGGAGGagccagaggaagaggagacagacccGGGGGGGTGGAAGTCCACCTCCTCTGATGGCTCCTTTTCCACGTCCTACAAGGACCACCTCAAAGAGGCGCAGGCGAGGGTCCTCCAGGCCACATCCTTTAGGAGGAGAGACCTAGAACCTCCCGGGTCAGGGTCGGAGGCTCCGTTAACCAAACCCAACTCACACATAGTCTCCCGCATTGGCGGCCGCAAGCGTTTCCCTCTGAACAAGAGGGTCCACTCGTTCTCCGAGCCAGACAAGATCAACAAGCTCGgagtggagggtgagggagaacaTCCTGTTGGAACAGCACGGTCATTTATAGATCGGCGGAAGTTCTTTGAAATGGCTGCTAAACCTTCCTTCTGCAGACCCATCTCAACCATCCACAAGTCAGGCCAGCAGAGCTCCAGCACCACCTCCGGCACTTTGGAGCACGGAGAGGGCAAGGCCAGAGGGAGAGCCCACTCAGGCGAAACTGAGGAGGGCTGGAGGCCGGGCCTTGCCAGTGAGGCCTCCAGTGACCACCACCCAGACCCCCTCAGCCCCGCAGGCAGACAGGCCCTACTGGAGCAGCAGAGGCTGGGGACCTTTGCTGAGTACCAGGTCACCTGGAACATGCAGAGGAAGGCTTCAGACACAAAGCCCCAGGGGAGGTACCACTCTGCTGACAACATCCTGGACCAGGGTACAGAGGAGACGCCTGTCTGTGTCCACGAGAGGTCCAGATCGTCTCCCTCACAAGACTTCCACACACAG AAGATCCCTATGCCATGGAGAGAGACTGTTGAAAACCCGTATCTGGATCACAGACGGGACCAGCAAGGAGGCAGTTACACCACCAG AGGGCAGAGCGAGAGCAGAGAGCAGCCAGCCCAGCTCCACCACTTCCCACAGCCTCCACAACAGTCTATTCCAAGACTGACAGACACAGAGCCACACAGCAGCAGAGACGTggccacccccacccccctccctctcccctccgaACACAGATACAAACGTGACTCTGCGAACCCCGCCCACAACCTCCCGGCTCTCCCCCCGTACCCCTCCAATCACACCCACAGCTCTGTGTCTGAGCAACCACTACCACCTCCAATGCCCGCTCCCAAGCCCCAGAATACAGGCCTCATCATCATGCCACATTGGTCTCTCCTAGGCCTGGAAACCTCCTCAACCACATCCTCCTCCTACGGACTGTCTCCCCAGGAATTCCTGCCTGGCCCTTGCACCCATCAGGCTGAACCATCATCCAGCAGCAGCTGCTCCTCCCATGGCACAGAGCTGGATCCTGCCTCAAACCAAGCCTGCTCCTTGGGCTCCACccagctcccctctccctcccctgggaGAACCGCTGGACAGGGCACGGAGGAGGGAGCAGCTGATTCAACACTAGAGCCgccaccctccccctcttcccactCTCCTTTTTTCTCCTACCAGCCTGCCAGTCTGACGGTTCCCTCCTCAGGTGGGACTagttctccctctcctcagtTTGCTCCACAGAGGTTGACGGACCAgccccctgtctctgtgtctatgcaGGATGAAGCCCAGAGCAG GCCAGAGAACAGGACCAACTCTGTGATGGAGATGAGCAGTGTAGGGAAGAAGGTCCCTGTTAAGATCGTCCATGCTGAGAGcaccacagagagggagagccgCCAGTACCTGCTACACAGCGAGAAAAATAGGGCCCCTGGAGTTTCAGAGGGGCCCGACCTTCCCCCGCCCTTACCGACCAGCCTGCCCTCCCCTGAGCCGCAGCCCTACTCCCTGTTCCGTgcctacaccccctacacacgCCATGGGCCCCAGAGTCCCCCCAGGGACCCAACCCTCACTGTAGCCCCAGAAGAGGCCCTGTCCCTTGGTCAGTCTCAGACCAACGGCCCCTCTGGTACCTCCACCATGGGTCCCCAGCAGCCTCAGAAGAGTAACTCGGAGGAGGATGTGAAGAGAGAGGAGCTGGCCAGAGACATCATGGACAAGGATAAGTCCCTGGTGGACATCTTGGACCAGAGTAAGATGAAGACCACCATGGATCTGATGGAGGGGATCTTCCCCCAGGGGGAGCAGATCTTGGATGGGGGGCACCAGAGGAGGAAAGTCTCCCCCAAACAGGGATTGCCGCCCAGGGGAATGGGTGACCG gagagaggaggagggcatgCCTTCTGCCACAGGGTCCCTGGTGACCAGCTCCTCTTACTACAGCACATCTGCCCCCAAGGCTGAGCTGCTCAACAAGATGAAGGACATGCAGGAGGACGAGTTGGAGGAGCTGGAGCAAGACTCGGAGGACGAACTGGACATCAACCTGGCCAGCaagaag CAAGAGCTGATTGACAGCCTGGGTAAGAAGCTGCAGGTGCTACGTGAGGCCAGGGAGAGCCTTCAAGAGGATGTCCACGACAACAACTCTCTGGGGGACGAGGTGGAGGCCGTGGTGCAGAGGGTCTGCAAGCCCAACGAGCTGGACAAGTTCAGGATGTTCGTGGGAGATCTGGACAAGGTTGTCAGTTTGCTGCTGTCCCTGTCTGGCCGACTGGCCAGGGTGGAGAACGCTCTCAACAGTCTGGAGGAAGACACTACACCAGAAGAGAAG cGTACCCTGTCAGAGAAGAGGAAGTTGTTGATCAGACAACACGAAGACGCCAAAGAGCTCAAGGAGAACCTTGACCGGCGGGAGCGCCTGGTTTACAGCATCATGGCTGCTCACCTCAGCCACGAGAGCCTGGCAGACTACCAGCACTTTGTCAAGATGAAGTCAGCCCTCATCATCGAGCAGCGCAAGCTGGAAGACAAGATCAAACTGGGAGAGGAGCAGCTGAAATGTCTGCTGGATAGTTTATTGTTGGAGCAAAGGCTGCTGTTCTGA